A single Acidobacteriota bacterium DNA region contains:
- the eno gene encoding phosphopyruvate hydratase, translated as MFDIEFICGREVLDSRGNPTVEAEVVLTSGAVGRAIAPSGASTGSREALELRDGDAKRFGGKGVLRAVEHINGPLAEAVEDLDARDQLGVDQTLIDIDGTDNKSVMGANAMLAVSLAVARAAAEASGLPLYQYLGGCGARELPVPMMNIVNGGAHADNSVDFQEFMVMPVGFSTFSEGLRACVEVFHTLKGVLKKRGMTTAVGDEGGFAPNLESNRAACDLIMEAIDGTGYAPGEQIALAMDPAASEFFSDGTYNLVGEGREGLSSEEMIDVYASLVDDFPIVSIEDALAESDWDGWKKLYERLGDRIQLVGDDIFVTNPEIIREGIEKGVANSVLIKLNQIGTLSETLDAINLAHKAGWTAVISHRSGETEDTTIADLAVGLNTGQIKTGSACRTDRIAKYNRLLRIEEELEDVARYRGIAALARGRG; from the coding sequence ATGTTTGACATCGAATTCATCTGTGGCAGGGAGGTCCTCGACTCTCGGGGCAATCCGACAGTGGAAGCAGAGGTCGTTCTGACCAGCGGCGCGGTCGGGCGTGCAATCGCACCGTCCGGAGCTTCCACCGGCTCCCGTGAGGCCCTCGAGTTGCGAGACGGCGATGCCAAACGTTTCGGCGGCAAAGGCGTCCTGCGGGCGGTGGAACACATCAACGGTCCGCTCGCCGAGGCTGTCGAAGATCTCGACGCACGGGACCAGCTCGGCGTTGACCAAACGCTCATCGACATCGACGGCACCGACAACAAATCCGTCATGGGCGCCAACGCGATGCTCGCCGTGTCGCTTGCGGTCGCCCGTGCCGCGGCGGAGGCCAGCGGCCTGCCGCTTTACCAGTACCTCGGCGGCTGCGGCGCGCGAGAGCTGCCGGTGCCGATGATGAATATCGTCAACGGTGGCGCACACGCGGACAACTCGGTCGACTTCCAGGAGTTCATGGTCATGCCGGTCGGATTCTCGACCTTTTCCGAGGGACTCCGCGCCTGCGTCGAGGTCTTCCACACCCTCAAGGGAGTCCTCAAGAAGCGCGGTATGACGACCGCTGTCGGCGACGAGGGAGGCTTCGCACCCAATCTCGAGTCCAACCGCGCGGCCTGCGACCTGATCATGGAGGCGATCGACGGCACCGGCTACGCTCCCGGCGAGCAAATCGCGCTGGCAATGGATCCCGCGGCGTCCGAGTTCTTCTCCGACGGCACCTACAACCTGGTCGGCGAGGGCCGTGAAGGTCTCTCATCGGAGGAGATGATCGACGTCTACGCCTCACTCGTCGACGACTTCCCGATCGTCTCGATTGAGGATGCTCTCGCCGAAAGCGACTGGGACGGCTGGAAGAAGTTGTACGAGCGGCTCGGAGATCGCATTCAACTGGTCGGAGACGACATCTTCGTCACCAACCCCGAGATCATCCGCGAGGGTATCGAGAAGGGCGTCGCCAATTCCGTGCTGATCAAGCTCAATCAGATCGGAACCCTCTCCGAGACCCTTGACGCCATCAACCTGGCCCACAAGGCGGGGTGGACAGCTGTGATCTCGCACCGCTCGGGAGAGACCGAGGACACCACCATCGCCGACCTCGCCGTCGGCCTCAATACCGGCCAGATCAAGACCGGCTCGGCCTGCCGCACGGATCGCATCGCCAAGTACAATCGCCTCCTTCGCATAGAGGAAGAGCTCGAGGATGTCGCACGCTACCGCGGCATCGCCGCCCTGGCACGCGGGAGAGGATGA
- a CDS encoding septum formation initiator family protein, producing the protein MRRITLILLALGAVVALGAFASIVSHGFGELAAVEEERERLENRTIELEESVAELEETLDAIRTDPAAVESLARRELGWVRPGDTVILLATPTPPPEPPALTGTEPTPILTLPD; encoded by the coding sequence ATGAGGCGCATCACCCTGATCCTGCTCGCCCTCGGGGCGGTGGTCGCATTGGGTGCTTTCGCGTCGATCGTCAGTCACGGTTTCGGTGAGCTGGCAGCCGTCGAGGAGGAGAGGGAGCGTCTCGAGAACCGAACGATCGAGCTCGAAGAGAGCGTCGCCGAACTCGAGGAGACGCTCGACGCGATCCGCACCGACCCCGCCGCGGTCGAGTCCCTGGCCCGCCGTGAGCTGGGCTGGGTACGCCCCGGCGACACCGTGATTCTGCTTGCCACACCGACGCCGCCGCCCGAACCGCCCGCCTTGACAGGTACCGAGCCGACTCCTATACTCACCCTCCCTGATTGA